A genomic region of Gemmata massiliana contains the following coding sequences:
- a CDS encoding S46 family peptidase gives MTSRVPALAAVAALIGLLMIPNVIQADEGMWLFSNPPRAQLKQYNFEPTQEWLDHVRLSSVRFNSGGSGSFVSPDGLVMTNHHVGAGDLEKVSTAEKNYLRDGFHAKTRADEIKCKGLELNVLIGIKDVTAEVEKAVPAGTAPAAAFKLRTSKIAELEQAAANPEKKIRADVVTLYAGGQYHLYTFKKYEDIRIVFAPEKQAAFYGGDPDNFEYPRFDLDVCFFRVYEDDKPIKCAHYLKWSAAGSKEDELVFVSGHPGRTNRANTVDELKYLRDTGYPYLLNRLNRLEVMLQAWSGRSERNAQRAEEELFSIQNSRKARIGGLAGLMDPALMGRKESEQARLKAFIGGWNAPEAKVAAAAFDSVAKAEKVRTELIKEMTVLENAGGFSSSSFGIARTLLRASEELPKPGGERLREFADARLPSLKFGLFSDEPIFEDLEILKLADGLQFLAVTLGPDSDLVKKVLDGKSPRERAYDLISGTKVREPETRKKIFAEIEAAAKGGKAADLAALKDPMIELARLVDGPSRALRKRFENEVDEPKRQAHAALAKAKFAMDGDKVYPDATFTLRLAFGTVKGYKEDGKDVPAFTTFEGLYKRSAEQSNKGAFELPQRWVAKKGKLDLSTPYNFVCTADIIGGNSGSPVVNRNAEVVGLIFDGNIQSLVLDFIFDQETARAVSVDSRAIVEALRKVYDANDLADELTGKAK, from the coding sequence GTGACTTCGCGTGTCCCCGCGCTGGCGGCCGTGGCCGCCTTGATAGGGTTGCTCATGATCCCCAATGTGATCCAAGCCGACGAGGGCATGTGGTTGTTCAGCAACCCGCCCCGCGCCCAGCTCAAACAGTACAACTTCGAGCCGACCCAGGAGTGGCTCGACCACGTCCGGCTCTCCAGCGTGCGGTTCAACTCCGGCGGGTCCGGGAGCTTCGTCTCGCCCGACGGCCTCGTGATGACCAACCACCACGTCGGCGCCGGCGACCTGGAGAAGGTGTCCACGGCCGAAAAGAACTACCTCCGGGACGGGTTCCACGCCAAAACCCGGGCCGACGAGATCAAGTGCAAGGGGCTGGAACTGAACGTCCTCATCGGCATCAAGGACGTGACGGCCGAGGTGGAGAAGGCGGTCCCCGCCGGCACCGCGCCGGCCGCGGCGTTCAAGCTCCGCACGTCCAAGATCGCCGAACTGGAACAGGCGGCCGCCAACCCGGAGAAGAAGATCCGCGCCGACGTGGTCACGCTATATGCGGGCGGGCAGTACCACCTCTACACGTTCAAGAAGTACGAGGACATCCGCATCGTGTTCGCGCCGGAGAAGCAGGCCGCGTTCTACGGCGGCGACCCGGACAACTTCGAGTACCCGCGGTTCGACCTCGACGTGTGCTTCTTCCGCGTTTACGAGGACGACAAGCCGATCAAGTGCGCGCACTACCTGAAGTGGAGCGCGGCCGGCAGCAAGGAGGACGAACTCGTGTTCGTGTCCGGGCACCCGGGGCGCACGAACCGCGCGAACACGGTCGACGAACTCAAGTACCTCCGCGACACCGGTTACCCGTACCTGCTCAACCGGCTCAACCGGCTCGAAGTGATGCTCCAGGCGTGGTCCGGGCGGAGCGAGCGCAACGCTCAGCGTGCGGAAGAGGAACTGTTCAGCATCCAGAACAGTCGCAAGGCCCGCATCGGCGGCCTCGCGGGTCTAATGGACCCGGCGCTGATGGGGCGCAAGGAATCGGAACAGGCGCGACTGAAGGCGTTCATCGGTGGCTGGAACGCGCCCGAGGCGAAGGTCGCAGCGGCCGCGTTCGACTCGGTCGCGAAGGCCGAGAAGGTTCGCACCGAACTGATTAAGGAAATGACCGTACTGGAGAACGCGGGCGGGTTCAGCTCGTCCTCGTTCGGGATCGCCCGCACGCTCCTGCGCGCGTCCGAGGAGCTCCCCAAACCGGGCGGCGAGCGGCTCCGCGAGTTCGCCGACGCCCGGCTGCCCTCGCTCAAGTTCGGCCTGTTCTCGGACGAGCCGATCTTTGAAGACCTCGAAATCCTCAAGCTGGCCGACGGGCTCCAGTTCCTCGCGGTCACGCTCGGGCCGGACTCGGACCTCGTGAAGAAGGTGCTCGACGGCAAGTCGCCGCGCGAGCGCGCTTACGACCTCATCAGCGGCACGAAGGTCCGCGAGCCGGAAACGCGCAAGAAGATCTTCGCCGAGATCGAGGCCGCGGCCAAGGGCGGCAAGGCGGCCGACCTCGCGGCGCTGAAAGACCCGATGATCGAACTCGCGCGCCTCGTCGACGGCCCGTCTCGCGCGCTCCGCAAGCGGTTCGAGAACGAGGTGGACGAGCCGAAGCGCCAAGCGCACGCGGCGCTGGCGAAGGCCAAGTTCGCGATGGACGGCGACAAGGTGTACCCGGACGCCACGTTCACGCTGCGGCTCGCGTTCGGCACCGTGAAGGGCTACAAGGAGGACGGCAAGGACGTGCCCGCGTTCACCACCTTCGAGGGCCTCTACAAGCGCTCGGCCGAGCAGAGCAACAAGGGCGCGTTCGAGTTGCCCCAGCGGTGGGTGGCGAAGAAGGGCAAGCTCGATCTCTCGACGCCCTACAACTTCGTCTGCACCGCGGACATCATCGGCGGGAACAGCGGGTCGCCGGTGGTGAACCGCAATGCGGAAGTCGTCGGGCTGATCTTCGACGGCAACATCCAGTCGCTGGTGCTCGACTTCATCTTTGACCAGGAAACCGCCCGTGCGGTGTCCGTAGACAGCCGCGCGATCGTTGAGGCGCTGCGGAAGGTGTACGACGCCAACGACCTCGCCGACGAGTTGACCGGGAAGGCCAAGTAG
- the fabF gene encoding beta-ketoacyl-ACP synthase II, which produces MVITGLGTVNPLALNVPDYWRGLLAGQSGIAPITLFNTAAHKLVNGTDVPFKVTFAGEVKGFSPEPTIDTRSARRLDRFTQFAIVAAAEAVKESGLDFAKENPFRCGCILGSGIGGMAEWEDGHRTLMERGPDRLGPFLIAKMIANSASGNISIRFGLRGPNTTVSTACSSAAHAIADSVAAIRSGLADVMVSGGSEAAVTPLGLGGFIACRALSQRNDDPKAASRPWDKDRDGFVLSEGAGILVLEEYERAKARNAPIYAEVCGSGNTADAFHITAPHEDGIGAAEAMREAVKDAGWNLDDVNYINAHGTSTGLGDVAETKAVKLVFGEHAKKLMVSSTKSMIGHLLGASGGVEAVACALSIKHGVLHPTINLDNQDVEGGCDLDYIPNAARETRVRKVLSNSFGFGGHNCSIALGAV; this is translated from the coding sequence GTGGTAATCACCGGCCTCGGCACGGTGAACCCGCTCGCGCTGAACGTGCCGGACTACTGGCGGGGCCTCCTCGCCGGGCAGAGCGGTATCGCGCCGATCACCCTCTTCAACACCGCCGCGCACAAACTGGTGAACGGTACCGACGTGCCGTTCAAGGTGACGTTCGCCGGCGAGGTGAAGGGCTTCAGCCCCGAACCCACCATCGACACGCGATCGGCCCGCCGACTCGACCGGTTCACGCAGTTCGCGATCGTCGCGGCTGCCGAAGCGGTGAAAGAGAGCGGCCTCGATTTCGCGAAGGAGAACCCGTTCCGCTGCGGGTGCATCCTCGGGAGCGGGATCGGCGGTATGGCCGAGTGGGAAGACGGGCACCGCACGCTGATGGAGCGTGGCCCCGACCGACTCGGGCCGTTCCTCATCGCGAAGATGATTGCCAACTCCGCGAGCGGCAACATCTCCATCCGGTTCGGGCTCCGCGGGCCGAACACGACCGTTTCCACCGCGTGCTCGTCCGCCGCACACGCGATCGCGGACTCGGTGGCCGCAATTCGTAGCGGACTCGCCGACGTGATGGTGAGTGGAGGGAGCGAAGCCGCAGTGACGCCGCTTGGATTGGGCGGGTTCATTGCGTGCCGCGCGTTGTCCCAACGGAACGACGATCCGAAGGCCGCGAGCCGCCCCTGGGACAAGGACCGCGACGGCTTCGTGCTAAGCGAGGGCGCGGGGATTCTCGTCCTCGAAGAATACGAACGCGCCAAGGCTCGGAACGCCCCGATCTACGCCGAAGTGTGCGGATCGGGCAACACGGCCGATGCGTTCCACATCACGGCCCCGCACGAAGACGGCATCGGCGCGGCCGAGGCGATGCGCGAAGCTGTGAAGGACGCGGGCTGGAACCTGGACGACGTCAACTACATCAACGCGCACGGGACCAGCACCGGGCTGGGTGACGTGGCCGAAACCAAGGCCGTGAAACTCGTGTTCGGCGAGCACGCGAAGAAGCTCATGGTGTCCAGCACCAAGAGCATGATCGGGCACCTGCTCGGCGCGAGCGGCGGCGTGGAAGCGGTCGCATGTGCGCTGAGCATCAAGCACGGCGTGTTGCACCCGACGATCAATCTGGACAACCAGGACGTCGAGGGCGGGTGCGACCTGGACTACATCCCCAACGCGGCTCGCGAAACCCGCGTGCGCAAGGTACTGTCCAACAGCTTCGGATTCGGCGGGCACAACTGCTCGATCGCGCTCGGCGCGGTGTAA
- the moeB gene encoding molybdopterin-synthase adenylyltransferase MoeB yields MLPDLLAGRWADVSLTQPEFARYSRHVIMPEVGLDGQRKLKAAKVLVIGTGGLGSPLALYLAAAGVGTLGLVDFDVVDTSNLQRQIIHGTADVGRSKCQSAADRLRDVNPEVQIDLWETHFTSKNALDIVKHYDIVVDGTDNFPTRYLVDDACVLLNKPNVYGSIFRFDGQATVFDPRVGPCYRCLYPEPPPPGEVPSCAEGGVLGILPGVIGCIQATETIKLILGIGEPLIGRLLHYDALNMTFRTFKIRRDPKWAVGAPHPTIKGLIDYEEFCGVRGGASATQPAFSGSDITPEQLKKRVDAGENLFVLDVRNPNEFQICRIPGTVLLPLPELPTRFSEVPKDREVIVHCKSGMRSQKAIDFLKSQGYTKLVNLTGGILGWADKVDPGMPRY; encoded by the coding sequence ATGCTTCCCGATTTACTCGCCGGCCGGTGGGCCGACGTGTCGCTCACGCAGCCCGAGTTCGCGCGTTACTCGCGGCACGTTATCATGCCCGAGGTCGGGCTCGACGGGCAGCGTAAGCTCAAGGCCGCAAAAGTGCTCGTGATCGGCACCGGCGGGCTCGGGTCGCCGCTCGCGCTCTACCTCGCGGCGGCGGGCGTCGGCACGCTCGGGCTCGTCGATTTCGACGTGGTGGACACCTCGAACCTCCAGCGGCAGATCATCCACGGCACCGCGGACGTGGGGCGCTCGAAGTGCCAGTCCGCCGCGGACCGGCTCCGCGACGTGAACCCGGAAGTGCAGATCGACTTGTGGGAGACGCACTTCACGTCGAAGAACGCGCTCGACATCGTGAAGCACTACGACATCGTGGTCGACGGGACCGACAACTTCCCGACGCGGTACCTCGTCGACGATGCGTGCGTGCTACTCAACAAGCCGAACGTGTACGGCAGCATCTTCCGCTTTGACGGGCAAGCCACGGTGTTCGATCCGCGCGTGGGGCCGTGTTACCGGTGCCTGTACCCCGAACCGCCGCCCCCGGGCGAGGTGCCGAGTTGCGCGGAGGGCGGCGTGCTCGGGATTCTGCCGGGTGTGATCGGGTGCATTCAGGCCACGGAAACGATCAAGCTCATTCTGGGCATCGGCGAACCGCTCATCGGCCGGCTGCTGCACTACGACGCGCTGAACATGACGTTCCGGACGTTCAAGATCCGCCGCGATCCGAAGTGGGCGGTCGGTGCCCCGCACCCGACCATTAAGGGACTGATCGATTACGAAGAGTTCTGTGGCGTGCGCGGCGGGGCATCGGCGACGCAACCCGCGTTCAGCGGGAGCGACATCACGCCCGAGCAACTCAAGAAGCGCGTTGACGCGGGCGAGAACCTGTTCGTACTGGACGTGCGGAACCCGAACGAGTTCCAGATTTGCCGCATCCCGGGAACGGTGTTGCTCCCGCTACCGGAACTGCCGACGCGCTTCAGTGAAGTGCCGAAGGACCGCGAGGTGATCGTTCACTGCAAGAGCGGGATGCGGAGCCAGAAGGCGATCGACTTCTTGAAATCGCAGGGGTACACGAAGCTCGTGAACCTGACCGGCGGCATCCTCGGCTGGGCCGACAAGGTCGATCCGGGGATGCCGCGGTACTGA
- the acpP gene encoding acyl carrier protein, protein MSVEQRVIDIVSEHFAYDKEKITRNTTFIEEIGADSLDIVEFVMELEEEFDIQIPDDQAEKIKTVGEATDYIDTAIKNKPQ, encoded by the coding sequence GTGTCCGTTGAGCAACGTGTTATCGACATCGTGAGCGAGCACTTCGCCTACGATAAAGAAAAGATCACTCGCAACACCACGTTCATCGAAGAGATCGGCGCGGACTCGCTCGACATCGTCGAGTTCGTCATGGAACTGGAAGAAGAGTTCGACATCCAGATCCCGGACGATCAGGCCGAAAAAATTAAGACCGTCGGCGAAGCCACCGACTACATCGACACCGCTATCAAGAACAAGCCACAGTGA
- the fabD gene encoding ACP S-malonyltransferase: MPRTAFLFPGQGAQTVGMAGALCQALPAANDLFQRASAILGYDLLDVCVSGPAERLNATDVSQPAIFVASLAALEQLKATEPDAAQDVVATAGLSLGEYTALAFAGALGFEDGVKLVQARGRAMQDAAVATPSGMVSVLGLEVPEVEALVLEVRGTDTLEVANLLCPGNTVVSGSVAAIDRFEQLCVQKGGIRTVRLAVAGAFHTKLMKPADEKLAAALTGVALSAPRVPVWSNVDARTHTDPAEIRGLLVQQVLSPVRWEDTLRGLLAENVERFYEIGPGRVLAGLLKRVHRKADIRNVAA, translated from the coding sequence ATGCCACGGACAGCCTTTCTGTTCCCCGGTCAGGGCGCACAAACGGTCGGTATGGCGGGCGCACTGTGTCAGGCGCTTCCCGCTGCTAACGACTTGTTTCAACGTGCGTCCGCGATCCTGGGTTACGACCTGCTCGACGTGTGCGTGAGCGGCCCCGCGGAGCGACTGAACGCGACGGACGTGAGCCAGCCGGCCATTTTCGTGGCGAGCCTCGCGGCGCTCGAACAATTGAAGGCCACCGAACCGGACGCGGCTCAAGACGTGGTCGCCACGGCCGGGCTGAGCCTCGGCGAGTACACGGCGCTGGCGTTCGCGGGGGCACTGGGGTTCGAGGACGGCGTGAAACTGGTTCAGGCGCGCGGGCGGGCCATGCAGGACGCCGCGGTCGCGACGCCCTCGGGCATGGTGAGCGTGCTCGGGCTGGAAGTGCCGGAGGTCGAGGCGCTGGTGCTCGAAGTGCGCGGAACCGACACACTTGAGGTCGCTAACCTGCTCTGCCCCGGGAACACAGTGGTGTCCGGCTCGGTTGCGGCGATCGACCGGTTCGAGCAACTGTGCGTGCAGAAGGGCGGTATCCGTACCGTGCGGCTCGCCGTTGCGGGCGCGTTCCACACCAAACTGATGAAGCCGGCCGACGAAAAACTCGCGGCGGCGCTCACGGGCGTGGCGCTGAGCGCCCCCCGGGTGCCCGTGTGGTCGAACGTGGACGCGCGCACGCACACGGACCCGGCCGAAATTCGCGGACTCTTGGTGCAGCAGGTGCTCTCGCCCGTGCGGTGGGAAGACACGCTCCGGGGGCTCCTGGCCGAGAACGTGGAGCGGTTCTACGAGATCGGGCCGGGCCGCGTGCTCGCGGGTCTGCTCAAGCGGGTTCACCGAAAGGCCGATATCCGAAACGTGGCCGCGTGA